The genomic interval CGCATTGCCGGCTTTTTTGGCCAGTGTATTGTTTGACCGGTATGTCCATAATCTGGTCACCCAAAATCTGATCGAAGGCGGCATCAAAACTTTGCTTCTCCTTGCGTATCTTGTATTGATATCGCAGACGCCGACAGTCAAACGGGTCTTCCAATATCACGGGGCGGAACACAAAGTGATTAACGCCTATGAATCAGGGGTAGAATTAACAATAAGAAACGTCCAACGGCAGTCCACCCTTCATTACCGATGCGGCAGCAGTTTCATCATACTGACTGTTCTTGTCGGGGTGATTGTCTACTCCTTTTTTCCCTACGACAACGTCTGGGAACGCATCGGCATCCGGCTGTTGCTTCTGCCCATGGTGGTCGGACTCTCCTACGAATTGTTGAAATTGACCAACGCTTTGCGAGATGTTCCCGGCCTCTCCTATCTGGGGTATCCCGGACTCTGGCTGCAAAAGTTGACCACCCGACAACCGGATGATGATCAAGTGGAAGTGGCCATTGCCGCATTCAATAAAATGAGGGAGCTGGATTTGCAAACCGAAGCAACGGTCGCATCCTCCTCGCTGGCACACTC from Polycladomyces zharkentensis carries:
- a CDS encoding DUF1385 domain-containing protein — protein: MFGGRYVQVTAIRRKDGSIETWELVRNPSPFLSFLKKIPLIRGIVALIEASASGAKHLQFATERYELDDSNEESRQEDRRSPSKLTTYIGVAVVGVLSLVIGKILFTALPAFLASVLFDRYVHNLVTQNLIEGGIKTLLLLAYLVLISQTPTVKRVFQYHGAEHKVINAYESGVELTIRNVQRQSTLHYRCGSSFIILTVLVGVIVYSFFPYDNVWERIGIRLLLLPMVVGLSYELLKLTNALRDVPGLSYLGYPGLWLQKLTTRQPDDDQVEVAIAAFNKMRELDLQTEATVASSSLAHSRS